In one window of Fulvia fulva chromosome 5, complete sequence DNA:
- a CDS encoding Spore development regulator RYP2, which produces MMARDQVSLIVRQQPTRAQVVQENNPKNRKPIDPPPIIELKYDDRNDPSNSQWLVSPRTFMMVTLVDEKDSKQDARGESPGKLLIGQTVSSLHRLKDVTNKDGGFFVFGDISARKLGTFRLRFSLFDTIKESDEVLFMGSIESDPFPVLAQRDFGSMSESTHLTRTFSDQGVKLRVRKDTRAISSIGVKRSFNASPPDAPSPGLHSAMYGGAVQDHYSASSPAVKRQRAGSEYDTSHMYSIPGSDSHLSQYAGSIPSGTRGWTGGDTQRVPAAYGHQQSPINIGMSSRMQQPIAVQAHTPPSWSNAHSQSALPSPTPSVSNQQPPSYPTTTTQQSTSSIFGDPGTASSVPRNPYYNNSYQTYQTHSQYSGQHSGDLQSAYDLQMPGSSIPDTAGLSAAHTPGYSHSYMQPSSIYPPEPSEISGGYPYSLDEKYQHP; this is translated from the exons ATGATGGCTCGCGATCAGGTCTCATTAATTGTCAGACAACAACCAACACGGGCGCAAGTTGTACAAGAGAACAACCCCAAGAACCGAAAGCCCATCGACCCTCCTCCGATCATCGAGCTCAAATACGACGACCGCAATGATCCCTCTAACAGCCAGTGGCTCGTCAGCCCTCGAACTTTCATGATGGTAACGCTGGTTGACGAAAAGGATTCGAAACAAGACGCGAGGGGTGAATCGCCAGGCAAACTCTTGATCGGGCAGACGGTTTCCTCTCTTCACAGGCTGAAAGATGTTACCAACAAAG ATGGTGGCTTCTTCGTGTTTGGCGATATCTCAGCCAGGAAATTAGGTACATTCAGGCTCCGGTTCAGCCTGTTCGACACGATCAA GGAATCGGACGAGGTCCTCTTCATGGGTTCGATCGAATCCGACCCCTTCCCAG TACTGGCACAAAGAGACTTTGGTAGTATGTCGGAGTCAACACACTTGACACGGACGTTCTCAGATCAAGGCGTGAAGCTCCGAGTCCGCAAAGACACCCGTGCAATATCGAG TATTGGAGTCAAGCGCTCATTCAACGCCTCACCGCCGGATGCTCCTTCTCCTGGGTTGCACTCGGCAATGTACGGTGGTGCGGTACAGGATCACTACTCTGCCTCTTCGCCAGCTGTCAAGCGTCAGCGTGCGGGTAGCGAGTATGATACCTCACATATGTACAGCATCCCCGGGAGTGATAGCCATCTTTCACAATATGCCGGCTCAATACCTAGTGGGACGAGAGGTTGGACAGGTGGTGACACTCAAAGAGTTCCTGCTGCTTATGGTCACCAACAGTCTCCCATTAACATCGGAATGAGCAGCAGGATGCAGCAGCCGATTGCAGTCCAGGCACATACACCTCCGAGTTGGTCGAATGCTCACTCACAAAGCGCGCTGCCTTCCCCGACACCAAGCGTCAGTAACCAACAGCCTCCTTCTTACCCGACCACTACGACACAACAATCCACTTCGTCAATTTTTGGCGATCCCGGTACAGCGAGCTCTGTACCACGCAATCCGTATTACAACAACAGTTACCAGACGTACCAGACGCACAGCCAATACTCAGGGCAACATTCGGGGGATCTGCAGTCTGCATATGATCTTCAGATGCCAGGAAGCTCGATTCCGGACACAGCAGGTCTATCTGCTGCACATACGCCGGGATACAGTCATAGCTACATGCAGCCGAGCAGCATATACCCACCAGAGCCCAGCGAAATCTCGGGAGGATATCCGTACAGCTTGGACGAGAAGTATCAGCATCCCTAG
- a CDS encoding Histone acetyltransferase mst2: MSGSAMELDEEPDAPIAEEEEVGEDIEVGNPDADGEPDDSDQDAEGEVDEENEDDEDGEFVGAVKTRSVRPRRRKASGEESDAEVEVEDEDDSEADTSPGGEEDWEAADDVEEDDLKVGNADASRCVFCKQTEEEDPGEEYEDYLACRVCGDNAHRQCARDADTLAADEDAEHWRCQDCVANGLEEDFKDVPHMLENRRRSSAPKMARDLLPAARGGIKPGSHSVFNTLILPEDLQDGSRSLRKRKTPSEDIDEPPRAAVRKRMRATPDDDEEAPTIVEEPIETNGDAENEQPDSPQSRPLRPHRHTKAQSVGARIISRSEDPKSAIIAIPVSIAQWDQIEKDVQKKQKRRERDRQRRLRNNQSRRTATAEPEELTHFPAVQTDMYNNPFFPFQDKEVDENKGRPYGGILTDAEADTTRTYPQDADREAFQNARDKAEQEWREKLARQPGETPARSKQSNAASKIKCINFGQYEIDTWHAAPYPEEYSRNKHLYICEFCLKYMSSDYVAWRHKLKCSAKHPPGDEIYRQNIRNPETGAETTLSFFEVDGRRNPLYCQNLCLLAKLFLGSKTLYYDVEPFLFYIMTENDEFGCHFVGYFSKEKRGCGPPAPVDARTSFEDAQDSHANSGTDADLTDTAADPALSNPGNNVSCILVLPVHMRRGFGKVLIEFSYMLTKVEGRTGSPEKPLSDMGLVSYRSYWREVICKLLLTYEGKESTTNDSRPLSIVRIAKTTGMTPDDIVSTLEALRFLVRDPVTKTYALRLDYDYMKEYVEKHEKKATIKLDPANLVWTPYVMGRPTNLFAMGEETNQPLQTVAAREEPIEVPDQPQEGVLQALKAPDLAKSHKDSKGDANVTTTAPDVAMGKTTEEQPQAQLNGSSPKSRKKTPPPLTLTPQPSKSERPPTKGSPSRRSPRKTPNGSVQFIESGEASPASFYSGSQPVSAGPIPPTRFEVFPPVPGAPPAAKRRPGRPFGTRRSGNRTGSTQRRSRTGSSRRNHKNNQSPSHGASSASALRRTRSTLGEVAMAATDADEDDPGGAGAAVEAAQEDADADVNVGLDEDQELDNDHDQDDKADADHEEDEDAPGEEDDEEIQYE; the protein is encoded by the exons ATGTCGGGATCAGCTATGGAGCTCGATGAGGAGCCGGATGCGCCAATAGCGGAGGAAGAAGAGGTTGGAGAGGATATCGAAGTGGGAAATCCAGATGCTGATGGTGAACCCGACGATTCTGACCAGGACGCAGAGGGCGAGGTCGACGAAGAGAACGAGGACGACGAGGATGGAGAATTTGTGGGTGCTGTTAAGACCCGATCGGTGCGACCACGAAGGCGGAAGGCTTCTGGAGAGGAGTCGGACGCCGAAGTTGAAGTTGAAGACGAAGACGACTCCGAAGCTGACACCTCGCCTGGTGGCGAAGAGGACTGGGAAGCTGCCGACGATGTGGAAGAAGACGACCTGAAAGTCGGCAACGCGGATGCTAGTCGCTGCGT ATTCTGCAAGCAGACCGAAGAAGAAGACCCAGGTGAAGAATACGAAGATTATCTCGCATGTCGTGTGTGCGGTGACAATG CCCACCGGCAATGTGCCAGAGATGCAGACACGCTAGCTGCCGACGAAG ATGCAGAGCACTGGCGATGCCAAGATTGCGTCGCAAATGGCCTGGAGGAAGACTTCAAGGATGTACCACACATGCTGGAGAACCGTCGACGTTCTTCGGCACCCAAGATGGCGAGGGACTTACTGCCAGCTGCTCGAGGCGGCATAAAGCCAGGATCTCATTCTGTGTTCAACACTCTGATCCTCCCGGAAGATCTTCAGGACGGCTCGAGATCACTTAGAAAGCGAAAGACGCCCTCGGAAGATATCGACGAGCCTCCGCGAGCTGCAGTTAGGAAACGAATGCGGGCTACTCCCGATGACGACGAAGAAGCGCCTACTATTGTCGAAGAGCCTATTGAGACCAATGGAGATGCCGAAAATGAGCAACCGGACTCACCGCAGTCACGACCCTTACGACCTCATCGACATACCAAGGCTCAAAGTGTAGGTGCCAGGATCATATCACGATCTGAGGACCCTAAGAGTGCCATTATCGCCATCCCCGTCAGTATCGCTCAGTGGGACCAGATCGAGAAGGACGTTCAGAAGAAACAGAAACGTCGCGAACGTGATCGACAAAGACGGCTACGCAACAATCAAAGCCGTCGTACAGCCACTGCAGAACCTGAAGAGCTAACACACTTTCCTGCTGTCCAGACAGACATGTACAACAACCCATTCTTCCCTTTCCAGGACAAGGAAGTAGATGAGAACAAGGGCAGACCTTATGGCGGTATCTTGACAGATGCGGAGGCTGATACGACTCGCACTTATCCACAAGATGCTGACAGAGAAGCGTTTCAGAATGCTCGTGACAAGGCAGAGCAGGAGTGGAGAGAGAAGCTCGCGAGGCAACCTGGAGAGACTCCTGCACGATCCAAGCAGTCAAATGCTGCCAGTAAGATCAAGTGCATCAACTTCGGCCAGTACGAGATCGACACCTGGCACGCCGCACCTTATCCTGAGGAGTACAGCCGCAACAAGCACCTCTACATCTGCGAGTTCTGCCTAAAGTACATGAGCTCCGACTACGTGGCGTGGCGTCACAAGCTCAAATGCTCAGCCAAACACCCCCCTGGCGACGAGATCTACCGTCAGAACATCAGGAACCCAGAGACTGGCGCAGAGACCACGCTGTCTTTCTTCGAAGTCGATGGCCGCCGCAACCCACTCTACTGCCAGAATCTGTGTTTGCTAGCGAAGCTGTTCCTCGGATCGAAGACGCTCTACTACGATGTAGAGCCTTTCCTGTTCTACATCATGACTGAGAACGATGAGTTCGGGTGTCATTTTGTGGGATACTTCTCCAAGGAGAAACGTGGCTGTGGGCCTCCAGCTCCCGTCGATGCCCGCACATCCTTCGAGGATGCCCAGGACTCGCATGCTAATAGCGGCACCGATGCAGACTTGACAGACACCGCTGCCGATCCTGCTCTCAGTAATCCTGGGAATAATGTGTCGTGCATCCTGGTACTGCCGGTCCACATGCGAAGAGGCTTCGGAAAGGTACTCATCGAGTTCTCGTACATGTTGACAAAGGTCGAAGGTAGGACCGGGTCACCTGAGAAGCCTCTCTCGGACATGGGCCTCGTTTCCTATCGGTCATACTGGCGCGAGGTCATCTGCAAACTTCTGTTGACTTACGAAGGTAAAGAATCCACGACCAACGACAGCAGGCCCCTGTCAATTGTACGGATAGCAAAGACTACCGGAATGACGCCTGATGATATCGTCTCTACCTTAGAGGCCCTTCGCTTCTTGGTGCGAGATCCTGTCACCAAGACTTACGCGCTTCGTCTGGACTACGATTATATGAAGGAGTACGTGGAGAAGCATGAGAAGAAAGCAACCATCAAGCTTGACCCTGCGAATCTGGTCTGGACGCCATATGTCATGGGACGACCGACAAATCTTTTTGCGATGGGAGAGGAGACTAATCAGCCCCTGCAAACCGTCGCAGCGAGAGAAGAGCCTATTGAGGTGCCAGACCAGCCACAAGAAGGAGTCCTGCAGGCTCTCAAGGCACCGGACCTTGCCAAATCGCACAAAGACAGCAAGGGCGATGCTAATGTCACAACCACCGCACCTGATGTCGCAATGGGAAAGACCACAGAGGAGCAGCCGCAAGCACAACTCAATGGGTCCTCGCCGAAGTCACGCAAGAAGACTCCACCTCCCCTTACATTGACACCTCAACCTTCGAAGTCCGAACGACCACCGACAAAGGGATCGCCAAGTCGACGCTCGCCCCGCAAGACTCCAAATGGCAGCGTACAGTTCATCGAGTCCGGCGAAGCCAGCCCGGCGTCATTCTACTCCGGATCACAGCCTGTATCCGCGGGACCCATCCCACCCACCCGCTTCGAAGTCTTCCCACCTGTACCTGGAGCGCCACCTGCGGCTAAGAGACGACCCGGTCGACCATTTGGCACAAGACGTAGTGGTAATCGAACTGGCTCGACTCAACGTCGATCACGAACGGGCAGCAGTCGCCGAAATCATAAAAATAATCAAAGTCCGAGTCATGGCGCATCGTCTGCAAGCGCTTTGCGCAGGACGCGAAGCACACTTGGCGAAGTCGCAATGGCTGCTACAGATGCTGATGAAGACGACCCTGGTGGTGCGGGCGCTGCTGTGGAGGCGGCACAGGAAGACGCCGACGCCGATGTTAATGTGGGTCTTGATGAGGATCAGGAGCTGGACAATGACCATGACCAGGACGATAAAGCCGATGCAGATCATGAAGAGGATGAGGATGCCCCTGGTGAGGAAGACGACGAGGAGATTCAGTATGAGTGA